The Prosthecobacter vanneervenii genome has a segment encoding these proteins:
- a CDS encoding tetratricopeptide repeat protein has translation MRPIFCAALTLAAASPVFSQAPAPAPAPAPAAPAAPGALNIQQETEALVNAASALFAEAKYQEALAKLAIAKKNLNNKPFEGILFTEGACHYNLNDYPKAIESLEAYAKEFPQGAAIIDVRMALGRSYIANKQEDKGIEVLTEVVRSSPEKKAEAGLIIADTLSKKDQKDKALDILKSVLEGGIRSAESIQAAMLAANIYVSKGQLDDATALMDKVRNFASGGDSIAQMNNIYLKLGDEMMEKKSYKEALGAYQLVRKKAEITRIQSEQVKKLQDQLKKATGPRKDELETKLKANEEIMAEIEKRTDYDASLYYRLGRCYYEMGAPKEDGSAADPSRLWQAILAFEVIVNEYKQFPQRDRCMYGLITVNAALKRTKEAAKLCEGFMDQFPDSEMVGEVAMMVGMIYYQNKQLKEAVAAWKRSLTAPKADKERLYFLIGSVQFELQSLDEARMTYENLIQQYPTSTYKDDVQYRIALTYFYQNDSKSVTKALKTYIKDNPKGQYVVDARYRLAFIDFQGGDKKGAEADLLSIVKDAPNDNNIGQVHALLGDTYNQRADYENAMIQFEFAVDKAKTDDVLRYAMDQLTDLYVGANKWKELAAMWQKYYNSKKDDDELALKAILWISRAQIKDGKVEEAKKLLAEHIRLRIPIVANQQVEGLIQQLVTISAPKRRRAAAVQPPAEGAKPAEGAAAAPAPAPAAPEVTFEDVEKQLEELLTPPQAAMNGTAQMRILFAKAWLAKIMKLPEKAEKYFSIIIEVAKPEDLSPMMLSVVGDNARKKGDLDKASACYIRLRDLFKDTDYADGAPVGLAEIAFEKGEFDKALELFRDALNNYPGSSHVLDATQGEAKTLVKLKKYDDAKKLFEQISNTKEWRGHATANALRMLGEIEALSGKHEVAIPYFQRVFIAHQKWKDEVAKSYLLSAKSFVALGKRDEAKATLQEMVKRPDLQKEPEVKEGEKLLNTL, from the coding sequence ATGAGACCCATTTTTTGTGCCGCTTTGACCCTGGCCGCCGCATCGCCTGTGTTTTCACAGGCTCCAGCGCCCGCGCCTGCTCCTGCCCCCGCCGCTCCAGCAGCCCCGGGAGCTCTGAACATCCAGCAGGAGACTGAAGCCTTGGTCAATGCTGCCAGCGCACTCTTTGCAGAGGCCAAGTATCAGGAGGCTCTTGCCAAGCTGGCGATCGCCAAAAAGAACCTCAACAACAAGCCTTTCGAAGGCATCCTCTTCACCGAAGGCGCCTGCCATTACAACCTCAACGACTACCCCAAGGCCATCGAGTCTCTGGAAGCCTACGCCAAGGAGTTCCCCCAAGGCGCTGCCATCATTGACGTGCGCATGGCCCTAGGCCGCTCCTACATCGCAAACAAGCAGGAGGACAAGGGGATCGAGGTGCTGACAGAAGTGGTGCGCAGCTCTCCCGAGAAGAAGGCTGAGGCAGGTCTCATCATTGCAGACACCCTGAGCAAGAAAGATCAGAAGGACAAGGCGCTGGATATCCTCAAGTCCGTGCTCGAGGGCGGGATCCGCAGTGCTGAGTCCATCCAGGCAGCCATGCTTGCCGCCAACATCTATGTCAGCAAAGGCCAGCTCGATGATGCCACTGCTCTGATGGACAAAGTGCGCAACTTTGCCTCGGGCGGCGACAGCATCGCCCAGATGAACAACATCTATCTCAAGCTCGGTGACGAGATGATGGAGAAGAAGTCCTACAAGGAGGCTCTCGGTGCGTACCAGCTGGTGCGTAAAAAAGCCGAGATCACCCGCATCCAGAGCGAGCAGGTCAAGAAGCTGCAGGACCAGCTCAAGAAGGCCACCGGCCCGCGCAAGGACGAACTTGAAACCAAGCTCAAGGCCAATGAGGAAATCATGGCCGAAATCGAGAAGCGCACCGACTACGATGCCTCCCTCTACTACCGTCTGGGACGCTGCTACTATGAGATGGGCGCTCCTAAAGAAGACGGTTCTGCTGCCGACCCCTCCCGCCTCTGGCAGGCCATTCTGGCCTTTGAGGTGATCGTCAATGAATACAAGCAGTTTCCTCAGCGCGACAGGTGCATGTACGGCCTGATCACGGTCAATGCTGCTCTCAAGCGCACCAAAGAAGCTGCCAAACTGTGTGAAGGCTTCATGGATCAATTCCCGGACAGCGAAATGGTTGGTGAGGTCGCCATGATGGTCGGCATGATCTATTACCAGAACAAGCAGCTCAAGGAAGCCGTGGCCGCTTGGAAGAGGTCTTTGACTGCTCCCAAGGCAGACAAAGAGCGTCTTTACTTCCTCATCGGCAGCGTGCAGTTCGAGCTGCAAAGCCTCGACGAGGCCCGCATGACGTATGAAAACCTCATCCAGCAGTATCCGACCTCGACGTACAAGGATGATGTTCAGTACCGTATCGCCCTGACCTACTTCTACCAGAACGACTCCAAGAGCGTGACCAAGGCGCTCAAGACCTACATCAAAGACAATCCAAAGGGGCAGTATGTGGTGGACGCTCGCTACCGCCTGGCCTTCATCGACTTCCAAGGTGGCGACAAAAAGGGTGCCGAGGCCGACCTGCTCAGCATCGTCAAGGACGCTCCTAACGACAACAACATTGGCCAGGTGCATGCCCTTCTCGGAGACACCTACAATCAGCGTGCCGACTATGAAAATGCGATGATCCAGTTCGAATTCGCCGTGGACAAGGCGAAAACGGATGACGTTCTCAGGTATGCCATGGACCAGCTGACGGACCTCTATGTGGGGGCCAACAAGTGGAAGGAGCTGGCTGCCATGTGGCAGAAGTACTACAATTCCAAAAAGGATGACGATGAGCTCGCCCTCAAGGCCATCCTCTGGATCAGCCGAGCCCAGATTAAGGACGGCAAGGTGGAGGAAGCCAAGAAGCTCCTCGCTGAACATATCCGCCTCCGCATTCCCATCGTTGCCAATCAGCAGGTGGAAGGCCTGATCCAGCAGCTGGTGACCATCAGCGCGCCCAAGCGCCGTCGTGCAGCCGCCGTGCAGCCTCCTGCTGAAGGTGCCAAGCCTGCCGAAGGTGCTGCCGCTGCTCCTGCCCCCGCGCCAGCCGCACCGGAAGTGACCTTTGAAGACGTGGAGAAGCAGCTCGAAGAACTGCTGACCCCGCCTCAGGCCGCCATGAATGGCACAGCGCAGATGCGCATTCTCTTTGCCAAGGCCTGGCTGGCCAAGATCATGAAACTTCCTGAGAAGGCGGAAAAATACTTCAGCATCATCATTGAAGTGGCCAAACCGGAAGACCTCAGCCCCATGATGCTTTCCGTCGTGGGTGACAATGCCCGCAAGAAAGGCGATCTGGACAAAGCCAGCGCCTGCTACATTCGTCTGCGTGATCTGTTCAAAGACACCGACTATGCCGACGGTGCACCTGTTGGTCTGGCAGAAATCGCCTTTGAGAAGGGCGAGTTTGACAAAGCCTTGGAGCTTTTCCGCGACGCCCTGAACAACTATCCTGGCAGCTCTCACGTGCTGGACGCTACCCAGGGGGAGGCCAAGACCCTCGTCAAACTCAAGAAGTATGACGATGCCAAGAAGCTCTTTGAGCAAATCTCGAACACCAAGGAATGGCGTGGTCACGCCACCGCCAACGCCCTGCGTATGCTGGGAGAGATCGAGGCCCTGAGTGGCAAGCACGAAGTGGCCATCCCCTACTTCCAGCGTGTCTTCATCGCCCACCAAAAGTGGAAGGATGAAGTGGCCAAATCCTATCTGCTCTCCGCCAAATCCTTCGTGGCTCTTGGCAAGCGTGATGAGGCCAAGGCGACGCTGCAGGAAATGGTCAAGCGTCCAGACCTGCAGAAGGAGCCCGAAGTCAAAGAGGGTGAAAAACTCCTCAACACTCTGTAA
- a CDS encoding ABC transporter ATP-binding protein, producing the protein MTHPVLEVKDLTFRRGRPILKGISWRVEPGQHWCILGPNGCGKTSLINLITGYDSATSGSLQIGESVFGDDDWREVRRRVGLVTNTLTTYLESSEPVLDVIASGREAKLNLIELPPPVVRREAASLLQQVGCSYLREALWGPLSQGEKQKVLICRALMAKFQVLILDEPCAGLDPVAREHYLQWMQSLAVQPHSPSLVMVTHHVEEILPSITHCLLLKDGQVHAAGAKHEVLKSENLSHIYGAPVKLGRRGERYSLRLA; encoded by the coding sequence ATGACCCACCCCGTACTCGAAGTCAAAGATCTCACCTTCCGCCGCGGCCGCCCCATTTTGAAGGGCATTTCCTGGAGGGTGGAACCCGGGCAGCACTGGTGCATTCTAGGTCCGAACGGCTGCGGCAAGACCTCCCTCATCAACCTCATTACCGGCTATGACAGCGCCACCAGCGGCAGCCTCCAGATCGGCGAGAGTGTTTTTGGCGACGACGACTGGCGTGAAGTGCGCCGCCGCGTGGGCTTGGTGACCAACACCCTTACGACCTACCTCGAAAGCAGCGAGCCGGTGCTGGACGTGATCGCCAGCGGGCGTGAGGCCAAGTTGAACCTGATCGAGCTGCCGCCGCCTGTGGTGCGCCGGGAGGCCGCCAGCCTGCTGCAGCAGGTGGGCTGCAGCTACCTGCGGGAGGCGCTGTGGGGGCCGCTTTCCCAAGGTGAAAAGCAGAAAGTCCTGATTTGTCGCGCCCTGATGGCGAAGTTTCAGGTGTTGATTTTGGACGAGCCCTGCGCCGGGCTGGACCCTGTGGCGAGGGAGCACTACCTGCAGTGGATGCAGTCGCTGGCGGTGCAGCCGCACTCCCCTTCCCTCGTGATGGTCACGCACCATGTGGAGGAGATCCTGCCCAGCATCACCCACTGCCTGCTGCTGAAAGACGGCCAGGTGCACGCTGCGGGTGCCAAGCATGAGGTGCTGAAAAGCGAGAACCTCAGCCACATTTATGGAGCTCCCGTGAAGCTTGGCCGTCGAGGTGAACGTTATTCGCTGCGACTGGCCTGA
- a CDS encoding alpha/beta hydrolase family protein, with translation MKAHLFLLATLACTSLSQAEDIRQQPPKDLNGYFPFNPPSSLSEWDVRKEQVRRQILVAEGLWPMPTKTPLNAVVHGKVEGDGFTVEKVYFESAPGFYVTGSLWKPKEIKGKVPGVMFAHGHWKDARLSLTEPDKLRAEIAAGGERFERGGKSIFQSLCVQLARMGCVVWQWDMLSDSDSVQIPREIVHTFAKQRPEMNTEKNWGLFSPQAEAHLQSIMGLQTWNAVRGLDFLLSLPEVDPERTAITGASGGGTQTMLLAAIDDRIKLSFPCVMVSTAMQGGCTCENTSLLRIGTGNVEFAGLFAPKPQGMNTANDWTKEMATKGFPDLQKLYTTYGAKDNVFLLRGEHFPHNYNAVTRSAFYTFVNKHFKLGFPSPVIENDYEPLTKEQLSVWDDKHPAPKAGDPEFERKLLAYLTSDAEKQLSKAEPKVLQQGVETVIGRSYDKAGEVEWTLKDKEDKGDHLAMSGTLTNKTYQEELAVCWLYPKQWNGRVVIWLDDAGKSGISDSKEVKEIVAGGSAVLGVDLLFQGNAEGKQNRVVANPREFAGYTYGYNHALYAQRVHDVLTLTTFLRNTKVGTHPSPKTVHLAAFGEQTGPIAVAARALAGNAIDRAAIDTHGFRFGKLLDYRDPMFLPGGAKYQDLPGMLSLQASLPQWVKGEGKEPKVTAVKWLME, from the coding sequence ATGAAAGCCCATCTGTTTCTCCTCGCCACCCTTGCCTGCACCTCCCTCTCCCAGGCCGAGGACATCCGCCAGCAGCCGCCCAAGGATCTCAACGGTTACTTCCCTTTCAATCCACCCTCCTCTTTGAGCGAGTGGGATGTACGCAAGGAACAAGTGCGGCGGCAGATCCTGGTGGCGGAAGGGCTGTGGCCGATGCCCACCAAGACGCCACTGAATGCCGTGGTGCATGGAAAGGTGGAGGGAGACGGCTTCACGGTGGAGAAGGTTTACTTTGAGAGCGCCCCGGGATTTTATGTCACGGGCAGCCTGTGGAAGCCGAAGGAGATCAAGGGCAAGGTGCCGGGGGTGATGTTTGCGCACGGCCACTGGAAGGATGCGCGACTTTCGCTGACCGAGCCGGACAAGCTGCGCGCAGAGATCGCCGCAGGTGGCGAGCGCTTTGAGCGCGGCGGCAAGAGCATCTTTCAGTCTCTCTGCGTGCAGCTGGCACGCATGGGCTGCGTGGTCTGGCAGTGGGACATGCTGAGTGATTCGGACTCGGTGCAGATCCCGCGTGAAATCGTGCATACCTTTGCCAAGCAGCGGCCCGAGATGAACACCGAGAAAAACTGGGGGCTTTTCAGTCCGCAGGCTGAGGCGCACCTGCAGTCCATCATGGGCCTGCAGACCTGGAATGCGGTGCGCGGGCTGGACTTTCTGCTCTCGCTGCCTGAGGTGGATCCTGAGCGCACGGCCATCACCGGCGCAAGCGGCGGCGGCACGCAGACGATGCTGCTGGCGGCGATCGACGACCGCATCAAGCTCTCCTTTCCCTGTGTGATGGTGAGCACGGCAATGCAGGGCGGCTGCACGTGTGAGAACACCTCGCTGCTGCGCATCGGCACGGGCAATGTGGAATTTGCCGGCCTCTTTGCTCCGAAGCCGCAGGGCATGAACACGGCCAACGACTGGACGAAGGAGATGGCGACGAAGGGCTTCCCCGATCTGCAGAAGCTGTACACCACCTATGGAGCCAAGGACAATGTCTTCCTGCTGCGCGGCGAGCACTTCCCGCACAACTACAACGCGGTGACGCGGAGTGCGTTTTACACGTTTGTGAACAAGCACTTCAAGCTGGGCTTTCCCTCTCCTGTGATCGAGAATGACTACGAGCCGCTGACCAAGGAGCAGCTCTCCGTTTGGGATGACAAGCACCCTGCCCCTAAGGCAGGCGATCCGGAATTTGAGCGCAAGCTGCTGGCCTACCTGACCAGTGACGCCGAGAAGCAGCTCAGCAAAGCTGAGCCGAAAGTGCTGCAGCAGGGCGTGGAGACCGTCATCGGCCGCAGCTATGACAAGGCGGGCGAGGTTGAGTGGACCCTGAAAGACAAAGAGGACAAGGGAGACCACCTGGCCATGAGCGGCACGCTAACGAACAAGACCTATCAGGAGGAGCTGGCCGTCTGCTGGCTTTATCCCAAGCAGTGGAATGGACGCGTGGTCATCTGGCTGGATGACGCGGGCAAGTCAGGAATCTCCGACAGCAAAGAGGTGAAGGAAATCGTGGCAGGTGGCTCGGCCGTGCTGGGAGTGGATCTGCTTTTTCAAGGCAATGCGGAAGGCAAACAAAACCGCGTGGTGGCCAATCCGCGTGAGTTTGCCGGCTACACCTACGGCTACAACCACGCGCTCTACGCCCAGCGTGTGCACGACGTGCTGACCCTGACCACCTTCCTACGCAACACCAAGGTGGGAACACACCCGAGCCCGAAGACCGTGCACCTAGCCGCCTTTGGAGAGCAGACAGGGCCCATCGCCGTGGCAGCACGTGCACTGGCAGGCAATGCGATCGACCGCGCCGCGATCGACACCCATGGCTTCCGCTTTGGCAAGCTGCTGGATTACCGTGACCCGATGTTCCTGCCCGGTGGCGCCAAATACCAGGATCTGCCCGGCATGCTCTCCCTTCAGGCCAGCCTGCCGCAGTGGGTGAAAGGCGAAGGCAAGGAGCCCAAGGTGACGGCGGTGAAGTGGCTGATGGAGTAG